The Triticum aestivum cultivar Chinese Spring chromosome 7B, IWGSC CS RefSeq v2.1, whole genome shotgun sequence genome window below encodes:
- the LOC123158369 gene encoding BTB/POZ and MATH domain-containing protein 1-like — protein MASQPPPRAQEDDLGRYLHSPPASDAGAVLGEKATVSLAPTLSPAMASQTPPQAQEGDLEGFVPSSPSSSSASGADSEHRRAVDDLLVLYSSDSDDQLLLLYSSDSDDQLLLLYSSDSDDEPTRTASTTPPPPKPSPSPLPLPSPSPMRLTAASASIEKLLDGSEAILSTGNTEVEVAGVIEETRSEVHFLKIDGYRTIRELLYCSDYWIESRWKVGGFEWGVEINVSTFVEFRLIFLSQGCSTTNVEATLSCRLVDPRGIAEPSEQKCSSGTFNRHPNGPPRWAGDWSKLRFILVSSQELEASAYLKDDSFTVECTLSVLNIAQPADLSSSVPDSLGQHLAELLQSGMEADVEFVVAGQSFLAHKDIVAARSPVFMAAFFGQMREANSRTVVIEDMEAAAFEAMMHFIYTDTVPELDSQDEAATTMAQHLLVAGDRYGMDRLKLLCENKLFSCITAENARTTLALAEQHNCRRLRAKIQLMLRTLPR, from the coding sequence ATGGCGTCCCAGCCACCGCCTCGAGCCCAAGAAGACGATCTTGGGCGCTACCTCCACTCGCCTCCCGCTTCCGACGCCGGTGCCGTCCTCGGCGAGAAGGCGACCGTCTCCCTCGCGCCGACCCTTTCGCCGGCGATGGCGTCCCAGACACCGCCTCAAGCCCAAGAAGGCGATCTTGAGGGCTTCGTCccgtcgtccccctcctcctcgtCTGCCTCCGGGGCCGACTCCGAGCACCGCCGCGCGGTGGACGACCTGCTCGTCCTCTACTCGTCCGACTCCGACGACCAGCTGCTCCTCCTCTACTCATCTGACTCCGACGACCAGCTGCTCCTCCTCTACTCATCTGACTCCGACGACGAGCCAACCCGTACAGCCAGCACCACACCGCCGCCCCCTAAACCATCCCCATCTCCTCTGCCATTGCCTTCGCCGTCACCAATGAGAttgacagccgcctccgcctccatcgaAAAGCTCCTGGACGGCTCCGAAGCGATCCTTTCAACTGGAAATACAGAAGTAGAAGTTGCTGGGGTGATCGAAGAAACACGCAGTGAAGTTCATTTCCTCAAGATTGATGGTTACCGCACCATCCGAGAGCTACTATATTGCTCTGATTACTGGATCGAATCCAGGTGGAAGGTTGGTGGCTTTGAGTGGGGAGTGGAAATCAACGTGTCAACATTTGTGGAGTTCAGGCTCATCTTTCTCAGCCAAGGATGCAGTACGACCAACGTGGAAGCTACTCTGAGCTGTCGTCTGGTTGATCCGAGGGGCATCGCTGAGCCGTCCGAACAGAAATGTTCATCGGGTACGTTCAATCGCCACCCAAATGGCCCTCCTCGTTGGGCTGGTGATTGGTCGAAACTACGCTTCATTCTTGTGTCATCACAAGAACTGGAAGCCTCTGCCTATCTTAAGGACGATTCCTTCACGGTAGAATGCACCTTGTCTGTGTTGAACATCGCGCAACCAGCTGACCTATCATCATCAGTGCCGGACTCCTTAGGCCAGCACCTCGCCGAGCTCCTGCAGAGTGGGATGGAGGCTGATGTTGAGTTTGTTGTGGCTGGGCAGTCCTTCCTTGCTCACAAGGACATAGTAGCAGCAAGGTCTCCGGTATTCATGGCAGCGTTCTTCGGGCAGATGAGGGAGGCGAACTCTCGGACTGTCGTGATCGAGGACATGGAAGCTGCAGCATTCGAGGCCATGATGCACTTCATTTACACAGACACGGTGCCTGAACTTGATTCTCAGGACGAAGCGGCGACCACAATGGCCCAACATCTTCTTGTAGCTGGCGACAGGTACGGAATGGATAGGCTGAAGCTGCTTTGCGAGAACAAGTTGTTTAGTTGCATCACGGCAGAGAATGCAAGGACAACATTGGCCTTAGCTGAGCAACACAATTGCAGACGGCTCAGGGCCAAGATCCAGTTAATGTTGCGCACGCTCCCACGGTAG